In a genomic window of Roseiflexus castenholzii DSM 13941:
- a CDS encoding dipeptidase — protein sequence MSGSTASETLATVIAHLRDRQHAHLTALGEFLSIPSVSMDPAHAADMATAAQWMVDCLQRIGMTRTEIVATAGHPIVFSEWLDAGSAMPTLLIYGHYDVQPADPIDAWHTPPFAPSIRDGNLYARGASDDKGQVMAVVAALDAWLHTFGRLPINVKLLVEGEEETSSVGLRRFVRTETERLHCNAVLMVDSSMLTPQHPLILYGTRGNCYLEITVRGPASDLHSGTFGGAVENPFNVLVRLLASLQDGDMRRVQVPGFYDRVRTVDDAERRLLASLPLNDAVLQAMTGAPALAGEAGYSAIERASIRPTLDIHGISGGFTGPGKKTVIPAQATAKLSMRLVPNQDPEDIARQVIDFLRRQAPPTVSLDVHILSASRPVLIDYRVPEVQAASQAFEKAFGALAGFMIGGGTLPIAADFQEALGAPLVITGFGLPDDNMHAPNEKLNLSCFFRGSEMIAHYLAALASCP from the coding sequence ATGTCCGGTTCAACAGCATCGGAGACGCTGGCTACCGTCATTGCACATCTGCGTGATCGCCAGCATGCGCATCTGACGGCATTGGGCGAGTTTCTCTCCATTCCCAGTGTCAGCATGGACCCGGCGCACGCGGCAGATATGGCGACCGCTGCGCAGTGGATGGTTGATTGCCTGCAACGTATTGGTATGACGCGCACCGAAATCGTGGCGACCGCCGGGCATCCAATCGTCTTCAGCGAGTGGCTGGATGCTGGCTCTGCTATGCCGACGCTTCTCATCTACGGGCATTACGACGTGCAGCCCGCCGATCCAATCGACGCCTGGCATACGCCACCATTTGCGCCTTCCATCCGGGATGGCAATCTCTACGCGCGCGGCGCTTCCGACGACAAGGGGCAGGTGATGGCGGTCGTCGCGGCGCTTGACGCCTGGTTGCACACCTTCGGACGGTTACCGATCAACGTCAAACTGCTCGTCGAAGGGGAAGAAGAAACATCCAGCGTCGGACTACGACGTTTTGTCCGCACTGAAACGGAACGTCTGCACTGCAACGCCGTACTGATGGTCGATTCGTCGATGTTGACACCGCAGCACCCGCTCATTCTCTACGGAACGCGGGGGAATTGTTATCTGGAGATCACAGTACGCGGACCGGCGAGCGACCTGCACTCAGGAACCTTTGGCGGTGCAGTAGAGAACCCGTTCAACGTCCTCGTCCGACTGCTGGCATCGCTCCAGGATGGCGACATGCGCCGCGTGCAGGTTCCCGGATTCTACGACAGGGTGCGGACCGTAGACGACGCCGAGCGACGTCTGCTGGCGTCGCTGCCGCTGAATGACGCTGTGCTCCAGGCGATGACCGGCGCGCCCGCGCTCGCCGGCGAAGCAGGCTATTCCGCCATCGAGCGCGCCAGCATCCGACCAACGCTGGATATTCACGGCATCAGCGGAGGATTTACGGGACCGGGAAAGAAAACCGTCATTCCGGCGCAGGCGACGGCAAAACTCTCGATGCGGCTCGTGCCCAACCAGGACCCGGAAGATATTGCGCGGCAGGTCATTGACTTTTTGCGCCGTCAGGCGCCACCGACCGTATCGCTCGATGTGCACATCCTGAGTGCGTCGCGTCCGGTGCTCATCGATTATCGTGTGCCAGAGGTTCAGGCGGCGTCACAGGCATTCGAAAAAGCATTCGGCGCACTGGCTGGATTTATGATCGGCGGCGGTACATTGCCGATCGCAGCTGATTTTCAAGAAGCCCTGGGGGCGCCGCTGGTGATCACCGGTTTCGGTCTGCCCGACGATAACATGCACGCGCCAAACGAAAAGTTGAACCTCTCCTGTTTCTTCCGGGGGAGCGAGATGATCGCCCATTATCTGGCAGCGCTTGCCTCATGCCCCTGA
- a CDS encoding SDR family NAD(P)-dependent oxidoreductase — translation MHRMTHPQRTWLITGCASGFGARLAQRLIERGERVAATDRSVDLLTRLHSDDPARLLCLAMDVTDPDAIRRAVRTAVAHFGRIDVLVNNAGLGHGGPLEEAKLEDIRRLFDVNIIGMILVTQAVLPHMRNAGRGHIINLSSDSGVVGFPFQGIYTATKHAVEGFSDCLYQEVTPFGIHVSVIQPCGMFKTDMPASTITAARAAMRPDSPYYARAVRMAEALAAAWEQSSDPQEVVDAIIETADANSPPLRRRVGPPERTGLVGLRHRMPHEEFVRFIASVTGDGATRPAMPKGRVDGGRLVVRTLREAGVTHAFTIVGGHNYHLINACREEGIRVIDVRNEMHAAHMADAYARFTRRPALLTVDAAPGLVNAVAGIEVAYEAQVPMIIACAQGSLEGRDIGVMQAIDQVRLMRPITKWQRTCFDVRRLPEYTAAAVRHATTGRPGPAFLDFPLEVMHAVIEEDTVTFPRHYRVTVGPPGDPALVRQALDVIRKARRPLLIVGSGVWWARGEEELRRFVETTGIPVLSRNLARGIIPDDHPLSAGFYPTPAAMADAFLVIGTRLDWTIGYGRFPLFSMDAPVVQVDIHPESIGKTRPIDLGIVGDAAQVLRQLNELVAEGSDWAMEKEWSHIAHGSIGAMRAETAAAADLAARDPARPMHSIQLMQALADCLPRDTIKIVDGGYSAAFAIQYLDACVPGGVTWVGSTGHIGVGLGFAIGAKLAHPDHPVVAIMGDGAFGLCGMEFDTAVRHHLPMIVVIANDAGWGETRDGQRRRWGDAAVIGTNLGPTRYDELARALGGYGERVERPEAIAPAIRRAFDSGLPAIVDVRTDPEQRSAAVTGLPWIVE, via the coding sequence ATGCATCGTATGACCCATCCACAGCGCACATGGCTGATCACCGGCTGCGCCAGCGGTTTCGGCGCGCGCCTGGCGCAGCGATTGATCGAGCGCGGTGAGCGCGTTGCCGCCACCGACCGCAGTGTTGACCTTCTTACCCGTCTCCATTCAGACGATCCGGCGCGCCTGCTGTGCCTGGCAATGGATGTGACCGACCCCGATGCGATACGTCGCGCTGTCAGGACGGCAGTGGCGCACTTCGGACGGATCGATGTATTGGTCAACAACGCCGGGTTGGGGCACGGCGGTCCGCTGGAAGAAGCGAAACTGGAAGATATTCGCCGCCTCTTCGACGTGAATATCATCGGCATGATCCTTGTGACCCAGGCAGTTCTCCCTCATATGCGCAACGCAGGTCGCGGACACATTATCAATCTGTCGTCAGACAGCGGCGTGGTCGGGTTTCCGTTTCAGGGGATTTATACTGCGACCAAACACGCTGTCGAGGGCTTTTCCGACTGTCTCTACCAGGAAGTGACGCCGTTCGGCATCCATGTGTCGGTCATTCAGCCGTGCGGTATGTTTAAGACCGATATGCCTGCAAGCACGATCACCGCCGCCAGAGCAGCCATGCGACCAGACAGCCCGTACTATGCGCGTGCTGTGCGCATGGCGGAAGCGCTTGCCGCCGCCTGGGAACAGAGCAGCGACCCACAGGAGGTGGTTGACGCCATTATTGAAACTGCTGACGCCAACTCGCCGCCATTGCGTCGCCGCGTTGGTCCTCCTGAACGCACCGGTCTTGTCGGGTTACGCCACCGTATGCCGCACGAGGAATTCGTCCGATTCATCGCCAGTGTCACCGGCGATGGCGCCACACGTCCCGCTATGCCGAAAGGTCGTGTCGATGGCGGGCGACTGGTGGTGCGCACTCTGCGCGAAGCGGGGGTGACCCATGCCTTCACGATTGTCGGCGGGCACAACTACCACCTGATTAATGCCTGCCGCGAAGAGGGCATCCGGGTGATCGACGTGCGCAACGAAATGCATGCCGCACACATGGCGGATGCCTATGCGCGCTTCACACGCCGACCGGCGCTGCTCACGGTGGACGCTGCGCCAGGACTGGTCAATGCAGTGGCCGGCATCGAAGTCGCCTATGAAGCACAGGTTCCTATGATCATTGCATGCGCACAGGGATCGCTGGAAGGACGCGACATCGGCGTTATGCAGGCAATCGATCAGGTGCGCCTGATGCGCCCGATCACCAAATGGCAACGCACATGCTTCGATGTCAGACGGCTGCCCGAATATACCGCCGCTGCCGTGCGCCATGCCACCACCGGACGTCCCGGTCCGGCATTTCTCGATTTTCCGCTGGAGGTGATGCACGCGGTCATTGAGGAGGATACCGTCACCTTTCCACGCCATTATCGGGTGACGGTCGGACCGCCGGGCGATCCGGCGCTGGTGCGTCAGGCGCTCGATGTGATTCGCAAGGCGAGACGTCCGCTCCTGATCGTTGGCAGCGGCGTCTGGTGGGCGCGCGGCGAGGAGGAACTACGCCGTTTTGTCGAAACGACCGGCATACCGGTGCTGAGCCGCAACCTGGCGCGCGGAATCATTCCCGATGACCATCCCCTCTCTGCCGGGTTTTACCCCACCCCGGCAGCCATGGCGGATGCCTTCCTGGTGATCGGCACACGACTCGACTGGACGATTGGCTACGGACGCTTTCCGCTCTTCAGCATGGACGCGCCGGTCGTGCAGGTGGATATACACCCCGAAAGCATTGGCAAAACGCGACCAATCGACCTCGGCATCGTCGGCGATGCAGCGCAGGTATTGCGTCAGCTCAATGAACTTGTTGCAGAAGGTAGCGATTGGGCGATGGAGAAGGAATGGAGCCACATAGCACATGGCAGCATTGGCGCTATGCGCGCAGAAACCGCCGCTGCCGCCGATCTGGCAGCGCGCGATCCCGCGCGACCGATGCACTCAATTCAGTTGATGCAGGCGCTGGCGGATTGCCTGCCACGCGACACGATTAAGATTGTGGATGGCGGGTACAGCGCGGCATTTGCCATTCAGTATCTTGATGCCTGCGTTCCTGGCGGCGTGACGTGGGTGGGCAGCACCGGGCACATTGGCGTGGGACTGGGATTTGCCATTGGCGCAAAACTGGCGCACCCGGACCACCCCGTTGTGGCGATCATGGGAGACGGGGCATTTGGGCTGTGTGGCATGGAGTTCGATACTGCCGTGCGACACCATCTGCCGATGATTGTGGTGATTGCCAACGATGCCGGGTGGGGTGAGACGCGCGACGGTCAGCGACGGCGCTGGGGAGACGCTGCTGTAATCGGCACAAACCTGGGACCGACGCGCTACGATGAACTGGCGCGCGCGCTCGGCGGCTATGGCGAGCGTGTCGAACGACCGGAAGCGATTGCGCCGGCGATCCGGCGTGCGTTTGACTCAGGATTGCCTGCGATTGTCGATGTGCGCACCGACCCGGAGCAGCGCAGTGCCGCAGTAACCGGATTACCGTGGATTGTCGAGTGA
- a CDS encoding ATP-binding protein: protein MTIFRQIQHRLPEPTTRRLVMITGARQTGKTTLARRLYAQLRRLSLDEAEERIRLRELPTRAWATTIGEAVLDEAQKEPAIFEKIKFAYDQGTINFSVLLGSSQIVMLQRIRETLAGRVFMYELWPLMLSELVGGEHPSPLTLLARLCEEEGDADALLSDQPPVLLGEEAYRRAFWFDYGLRWGGMPGLLELTDSDRRDWLASYANTYLERDLADVARLDELVPFRRFMRLAALRSGQTLSYADLARDADISPGTARNYLNYLQLSYQVFLLLPYVDSPGKRLVKSPKLYWIDPGLWRYQTGYWGDASGALLESYVVGECFKWLRTTGTQAECWFYRTHSGLEVDLLLSTASGIWGIEVKSSPEVRLSQATALRRLAAEFGARWRGGLVAYPGERLERLDTNLWAMPITRLFS, encoded by the coding sequence ATGACAATTTTCCGTCAAATTCAGCATCGCCTGCCCGAACCGACAACACGCCGCCTGGTAATGATCACCGGAGCGCGGCAAACGGGCAAAACCACGCTGGCGCGGCGTCTCTACGCGCAGTTGCGGCGCCTGTCGCTCGACGAAGCCGAGGAGCGCATCCGACTGCGCGAACTTCCCACACGCGCCTGGGCGACGACCATTGGCGAGGCAGTGCTCGATGAAGCGCAGAAGGAACCTGCTATCTTCGAGAAGATCAAGTTCGCTTATGATCAGGGCACGATCAATTTCAGCGTGTTACTCGGATCATCGCAGATTGTCATGCTCCAGCGCATCCGGGAGACGCTGGCTGGTCGCGTATTCATGTACGAATTATGGCCCCTGATGCTTTCAGAGCTGGTCGGCGGCGAGCATCCGTCGCCGTTGACGCTGCTGGCGCGGTTGTGCGAGGAAGAGGGCGATGCCGATGCGCTCTTGAGTGATCAACCGCCTGTTTTGCTAGGCGAGGAAGCGTATCGCCGCGCTTTCTGGTTCGACTACGGACTGCGCTGGGGCGGGATGCCGGGATTGCTCGAACTGACGGATAGCGATCGACGGGACTGGCTGGCTTCTTATGCCAACACATACCTGGAGCGCGATCTGGCAGATGTAGCGCGACTGGATGAACTCGTGCCGTTCCGACGGTTTATGCGACTGGCGGCGTTGCGATCCGGTCAGACGCTCTCCTATGCCGACCTGGCGCGTGATGCAGATATCAGCCCTGGCACAGCGCGCAATTATCTGAACTATCTGCAACTCTCCTACCAGGTTTTTTTGCTCCTGCCCTATGTTGACAGTCCTGGCAAGCGACTGGTGAAATCGCCGAAACTCTACTGGATCGATCCTGGACTGTGGCGCTATCAGACAGGATATTGGGGCGACGCCAGCGGAGCGCTGCTCGAGAGTTATGTGGTTGGTGAATGCTTCAAATGGCTGCGAACCACCGGTACGCAGGCTGAATGCTGGTTCTACCGCACCCACAGCGGTCTGGAAGTCGATCTGTTGTTATCCACGGCTTCCGGCATATGGGGGATTGAGGTCAAATCCTCACCGGAAGTCAGATTGTCTCAGGCGACGGCGCTACGTCGCCTGGCAGCGGAGTTTGGGGCGCGCTGGCGCGGAGGACTTGTCGCATACCCTGGCGAGCGCTTGGAGCGGTTGGACACGAACCTGTGGGCTATGCCGATCACGCGCCTGTTCAGTTGA
- a CDS encoding pyridoxal phosphate-dependent decarboxylase family protein codes for MTISPVGRTPDEIMTLLHGFKAQDMDWRSGRVFAYIYQPAEIAATLVKEAYSLYLSENCLDPTTFPSVAQLENDVVRMIAGLLQGDECVVGNMTSGGTESILLAVKTARDWARAHRPHVTQPEMILARTAHAAFHKAGHYLGVKPVVVEFDPVTFEADVTAMRAAITDNTILLVASAPCYSQGVIDPVPAIATLAQEYGALCHVDACVGGMYLPFLRTLGRTIPPFDFSVPGVTSISVDMHKYGYAAKGASVVLYRDRSLRRHQIFASTETTAYTIINPTALSSRSAGPIAGAWAILNYLGEAGYRDLVATVQAATERLMAGVDAIDGLYVLGRPAMSMFSFASQAINVFQLADALRRRGWYLQPQFSTPRSPRNLHVSITYGVAHNVDALIADIAACVEEVRHMPPIDLALVRSVVEALTQDPSPAVVEGLMAAVGLQPGALPQEMALINEVLDTLPDAVANEVLIDFFNNLY; via the coding sequence GTGACTATTTCGCCTGTCGGCAGAACGCCGGACGAGATCATGACCCTCCTCCACGGATTCAAGGCGCAGGATATGGACTGGCGCTCCGGTCGGGTTTTTGCGTATATCTATCAGCCCGCTGAGATCGCTGCGACGCTGGTCAAAGAGGCATACTCATTGTACCTCAGCGAGAACTGCCTGGACCCGACGACCTTTCCGAGCGTGGCACAACTGGAGAATGACGTTGTGCGCATGATCGCCGGGTTGTTGCAGGGCGACGAGTGCGTTGTCGGCAATATGACCAGTGGCGGCACGGAGAGCATTCTCCTGGCAGTGAAAACCGCGCGCGATTGGGCGCGCGCACACCGACCACACGTGACACAGCCGGAGATGATTCTGGCGCGCACGGCGCACGCTGCGTTTCACAAGGCAGGTCACTATCTCGGCGTTAAACCGGTCGTCGTCGAGTTCGATCCGGTGACGTTCGAGGCGGATGTGACGGCAATGCGCGCAGCCATCACCGACAACACCATTCTGCTGGTTGCATCGGCGCCATGCTACTCGCAAGGAGTGATCGACCCTGTGCCCGCAATCGCAACACTGGCGCAGGAGTACGGAGCGCTCTGCCACGTCGATGCATGCGTCGGCGGGATGTATCTCCCGTTCCTGCGCACCCTCGGGCGAACGATCCCGCCATTCGACTTCAGTGTTCCCGGCGTTACGTCGATCTCAGTAGACATGCACAAGTACGGCTACGCTGCAAAGGGGGCATCGGTCGTGCTCTACCGCGACCGTAGCCTGCGGCGGCATCAGATCTTTGCCTCGACCGAAACGACCGCGTATACCATTATCAATCCCACGGCGCTCAGTTCGCGTTCAGCAGGACCAATCGCAGGTGCGTGGGCGATCCTGAACTACCTGGGAGAAGCAGGCTACCGCGATCTGGTTGCGACCGTGCAGGCGGCAACGGAGCGGTTAATGGCGGGGGTTGATGCGATTGATGGTCTGTATGTGTTGGGTCGTCCGGCAATGAGTATGTTTTCCTTCGCATCGCAAGCGATCAATGTCTTTCAGCTGGCTGATGCTCTGCGTCGCCGTGGTTGGTACCTTCAGCCGCAGTTTTCGACGCCGCGCTCACCGCGCAATCTGCACGTTTCTATCACGTATGGCGTCGCGCATAACGTCGATGCGTTGATCGCCGATATTGCCGCCTGCGTTGAGGAAGTTCGGCATATGCCGCCGATTGACCTGGCGCTGGTGCGTTCGGTGGTCGAGGCGCTCACGCAAGACCCTTCGCCAGCCGTAGTCGAAGGACTGATGGCAGCGGTTGGGTTGCAACCGGGTGCGTTGCCGCAGGAGATGGCGCTGATCAACGAGGTGCTCGACACACTGCCGGATGCAGTGGCGAATGAGGTGTTGATCGACTTCTTTAACAACCTGTATTGA
- a CDS encoding MFS transporter, protein MGRLLRYIAYSMGNFANTIAYQVFGNRIQFYYVDVLGLNAAAAGVIWTIYGLWNAINDPLMGQLSDRTRTPMGRRVPYVLFGAVPLGLSFFFLWTPPGQSPWLLAAYFLIILFIFDTLYSLTIIAYNALFPEVAPHLKARIDLSAVREVLATIALLLSFILAPILAEGVGYIWMGAIMGTLVAVGYLISMAGVREDISKIKDDRFGLIESLRIALSSRPFRWFIGANIAKEYIWLVLAAMLPFWRKYALGIQGQTEVFGMRLSGGDAEAILLGVPILLTIPMLLIWRPMVARIGPRRSWIITSFCFIPGFLAMILANDFYTGLIGTLLVVPGLAGSMIMPFPLISEVIDDDAARHGYRREGIFFGINGGITKLAFSAQGVLFAAVLSLSGYVAGSDAQPESAAWGVRFLIGGTPMIAALLIAFFMWKYPLERAVRRDLALERTSS, encoded by the coding sequence ATGGGCAGGCTTCTCCGCTACATTGCGTATTCGATGGGCAACTTCGCCAACACAATCGCCTATCAGGTGTTCGGAAACCGCATTCAGTTCTACTATGTCGATGTGCTGGGACTGAATGCAGCGGCAGCCGGTGTGATCTGGACGATCTATGGCTTGTGGAACGCCATCAACGATCCGCTCATGGGGCAACTCTCGGACCGAACGCGCACACCGATGGGGCGACGGGTGCCGTATGTCCTCTTTGGCGCTGTGCCGCTCGGACTCTCCTTCTTCTTCCTCTGGACGCCGCCAGGGCAATCGCCGTGGTTGCTCGCCGCCTATTTCCTGATCATTCTGTTCATCTTCGACACCCTCTACAGTCTGACAATCATCGCCTACAACGCGCTTTTCCCGGAAGTTGCGCCGCACCTGAAAGCGCGCATCGATCTCTCCGCCGTGCGTGAGGTGTTGGCAACGATTGCGCTCCTGCTTTCCTTCATCCTCGCGCCGATCCTGGCGGAAGGGGTCGGCTACATCTGGATGGGCGCTATCATGGGCACACTGGTGGCGGTGGGATATCTGATCTCAATGGCCGGTGTCCGTGAAGACATCTCAAAAATCAAAGATGATCGGTTCGGGTTGATCGAATCACTCCGTATTGCGCTTTCCAGTCGTCCTTTCCGCTGGTTCATCGGCGCCAATATCGCCAAAGAATATATCTGGCTGGTGCTGGCGGCGATGCTCCCATTCTGGCGCAAATATGCGCTTGGCATTCAGGGACAAACGGAAGTCTTTGGTATGCGCCTGAGCGGCGGCGACGCCGAGGCGATCCTGCTTGGCGTGCCCATCCTGCTAACGATCCCGATGCTCCTGATCTGGCGCCCAATGGTCGCGCGGATTGGACCGCGCCGGTCGTGGATTATCACCAGTTTCTGCTTCATTCCCGGATTTCTTGCGATGATCCTGGCAAATGACTTTTATACTGGCTTGATTGGCACGCTCCTGGTGGTTCCCGGACTGGCAGGGTCGATGATTATGCCGTTCCCGCTCATCTCTGAAGTTATCGACGACGACGCGGCGCGCCACGGCTACCGGCGCGAAGGGATCTTCTTTGGCATCAATGGCGGCATCACCAAACTGGCGTTTTCGGCGCAGGGGGTGCTCTTCGCCGCCGTTTTGTCGTTATCGGGGTATGTGGCAGGGAGCGACGCGCAACCGGAAAGCGCCGCGTGGGGCGTTCGCTTCCTGATCGGTGGCACGCCGATGATTGCGGCGCTGCTCATCGCTTTCTTTATGTGGAAGTACCCGCTGGAACGCGCCGTCAGGCGCGACCTCGCGCTGGAAAGGACGTCCTCGTGA
- a CDS encoding TetR/AcrR family transcriptional regulator, producing the protein MDGPSHEATGSTVERILTIAATLFAEHGYHGLSMRTLAAAVGLNIATIHYHVSSKQELYKAVFRRLAERERALIAAYTHPLTDDDITDPVALQQRLNALVDALVDLTIEQPETPRLWLRRWLERDESPVAVEAEVSLPLYDMVLTALERAQSAGTITATDIDLRLILTSFVWILYGYFAGSPLDATGARVDPTNPERVAAFKRFLHVYTARMLGLPDNPGIKQNP; encoded by the coding sequence ATGGATGGTCCGTCGCACGAAGCAACCGGCAGCACGGTTGAGCGCATTCTGACCATTGCCGCAACCCTCTTTGCCGAGCATGGCTACCACGGACTCTCCATGCGCACGCTTGCGGCGGCGGTCGGATTGAATATTGCAACGATCCACTACCACGTCAGCAGCAAGCAGGAACTCTACAAGGCAGTATTCCGGCGTCTCGCAGAGCGGGAACGCGCGCTCATCGCGGCGTACACGCATCCCCTGACCGACGACGACATCACCGATCCCGTGGCGCTCCAACAGCGGTTGAATGCACTGGTCGATGCGCTGGTTGATCTGACCATCGAACAGCCGGAAACGCCACGGCTGTGGTTGCGACGTTGGCTGGAACGGGACGAGTCGCCAGTTGCGGTCGAGGCGGAAGTATCATTGCCACTGTACGACATGGTTCTCACAGCACTGGAACGGGCACAGTCGGCAGGGACGATTACAGCGACCGACATCGATCTACGCCTGATCCTCACCAGCTTCGTCTGGATACTCTACGGCTACTTCGCCGGTAGTCCGCTCGATGCGACCGGCGCGCGCGTTGATCCGACGAATCCCGAACGGGTTGCGGCATTCAAGCGGTTCCTGCACGTCTACACCGCCCGGATGCTGGGGTTGCCGGACAATCCAGGGATCAAACAGAACCCATAG
- a CDS encoding Uma2 family endonuclease, which yields MSSTMTAAAPIVYPDSDGMPMADNTQQFRAIVTIQGNLEALFRDRADVFVAGDLLWYPVEGRPDIRRAPDAMVVFGRPKGDRGSYRQWEEEGIAPQVVFEVLSPGNTLTEMAAKFEFYDRYGVEEYYLYDPASGDLSGWRREGGRLRVIEEIDGWVSPRLGVRFRREGGEVRMYLPDGRPFLSFVEVQEQLDRERQRAEAERQRAEAERQRAEAEQQRAEAERQRAERLAARLRALGIDPDEDV from the coding sequence ATGAGCAGCACGATGACAGCGGCAGCGCCGATTGTCTACCCCGATAGCGACGGGATGCCGATGGCGGACAACACGCAACAGTTTCGCGCAATCGTGACCATCCAGGGGAACCTGGAGGCGCTGTTCCGCGACCGCGCCGATGTGTTCGTGGCGGGCGACCTGCTCTGGTACCCGGTGGAAGGGCGCCCCGACATCCGCCGCGCGCCGGATGCGATGGTGGTCTTCGGGCGTCCGAAGGGCGACCGCGGCTCGTACCGGCAGTGGGAGGAGGAAGGGATTGCGCCGCAGGTGGTGTTCGAGGTGCTGTCGCCGGGGAACACGCTGACGGAGATGGCGGCGAAGTTTGAGTTCTACGACCGGTACGGAGTGGAGGAGTACTACCTGTACGACCCGGCGAGCGGCGACTTGAGCGGATGGCGGCGTGAGGGCGGACGGTTGCGGGTGATCGAAGAGATCGACGGGTGGGTGAGTCCGCGTTTAGGGGTGCGGTTCCGACGCGAGGGGGGCGAGGTGCGGATGTACCTGCCGGACGGGCGTCCATTTCTGAGTTTTGTGGAGGTGCAAGAGCAGTTGGATCGCGAACGGCAGCGCGCCGAGGCGGAGCGGCAACGCGCGGAAGCGGAACGACAGCGCGCCGAGGCGGAGCAGCAACGCGCGGAAGCGGAACGGCAGCGCGCCGAGCGCCTGGCGGCGCGCCTGCGCGCCCTGGGCATCGACCCGGACGAGGACGTGTGA
- a CDS encoding Uma2 family endonuclease, producing MSSTMTAAAPIVYPDSDGMPMADNTQQFRAIVTIQGNLEALFRDRADVFVAGDLLWYPVEGRPDIRRAPDAMVVFGRPKGDRGSYRQWEEEGIAPQVVFEVLSPGNTLTEMAAKFEFYDRYGVEEYYLYDPASGDLSGWRREGGRLRVIEEIDGWVSPRLGVRFRREGGEVRMYLPDGRPFLSFVEVQEQLDRERQRAEAEQQRAEAERQRAEAEQQRAEAERQRAEAEQQRAEAERQRAERLAARLRALGIDPDEDV from the coding sequence ATGAGCAGCACGATGACAGCGGCAGCGCCGATTGTCTACCCCGATAGCGACGGGATGCCGATGGCGGACAACACGCAACAGTTTCGCGCAATCGTGACCATCCAGGGCAATCTGGAGGCGCTGTTCCGCGACCGCGCCGATGTGTTCGTGGCGGGCGACCTGCTCTGGTACCCGGTGGAAGGGCGCCCCGACATCCGCCGCGCGCCGGATGCGATGGTGGTCTTCGGGCGTCCGAAGGGCGACCGCGGCTCGTACCGGCAGTGGGAGGAGGAAGGGATTGCGCCGCAGGTGGTGTTCGAGGTGCTGTCGCCGGGGAACACGCTGACGGAGATGGCGGCGAAGTTTGAGTTCTACGACCGGTACGGAGTGGAGGAGTACTACCTGTACGACCCGGCGAGCGGCGACTTGAGCGGATGGCGGCGTGAGGGCGGACGGTTGCGGGTGATCGAGGAGATCGACGGGTGGGTGAGTCCGCGTTTAGGGGTGCGGTTCCGACGCGAGGGAGGCGAGGTGCGGATGTACCTGCCGGACGGGCGTCCATTTCTGAGTTTTGTGGAGGTGCAAGAGCAGTTGGATCGCGAGCGGCAGCGCGCCGAGGCGGAGCAGCAACGCGCGGAAGCGGAACGGCAGCGCGCCGAGGCGGAGCAGCAACGTGCGGAAGCGGAACGGCAGCGCGCCGAGGCGGAGCAGCAACGTGCGGAAGCGGAACGGCAGCGCGCCGAGCGCCTGGCGGCGCGCCTGCGCGCTCTGGGCATCGACCCGGACGAGGACGTGTGA
- a CDS encoding Uma2 family endonuclease — MSSTMTAAAPIVYPDSDGMPMADNTQQFRAIVTIQGNLEALFRDRADVFVAGDLLWYPVEGRPDIRRAPDAMVVFGRPKGDRGSYRQWEEEGIAPQVVFEVLSPGNTLTEMAAKFEFYDRYGVEEYYLYDPASGDLSGWRREGGRLRVIEEIDGWVSPRLGVRFRREGGEVRMYLPDGRPFLSFVELQDQLERERQRAEAEQQRAEAERQRAERLAARLRALGIDPDEDV, encoded by the coding sequence ATGAGCAGCACGATGACAGCGGCAGCGCCGATTGTCTACCCCGATAGCGACGGGATGCCGATGGCGGACAACACGCAACAGTTTCGCGCGATTGTGACCATCCAGGGGAACCTGGAGGCGCTGTTCCGCGACCGCGCCGATGTGTTCGTGGCGGGCGACCTGCTCTGGTACCCGGTGGAAGGGCGCCCCGACATCCGCCGCGCGCCGGATGCGATGGTGGTCTTCGGGCGTCCGAAGGGCGACCGCGGCTCGTACCGGCAGTGGGAGGAGGAAGGGATTGCGCCGCAGGTGGTGTTCGAGGTGCTGTCGCCGGGGAACACGCTGACGGAGATGGCGGCGAAGTTTGAGTTCTACGACCGGTACGGAGTGGAGGAGTACTACCTGTACGACCCGGCGAGCGGCGACTTGAGCGGATGGCGGCGTGAGGGCGGACGGTTGCGGGTGATCGAAGAGATCGACGGGTGGGTGAGTCCGCGTTTAGGGGTGCGGTTCCGACGCGAGGGGGGCGAGGTGCGGATGTACCTGCCGGACGGGCGTCCATTTCTAAGTTTTGTGGAACTGCAAGACCAACTCGAGCGCGAGCGGCAGCGCGCCGAGGCGGAGCAGCAACGTGCGGAAGCGGAACGGCAGCGCGCCGAGCGCCTGGCGGCGCGCCTGCGCGCTCTGGGCATCGACCCGGACGAGGACGTGTGA